A window of Mucilaginibacter paludis DSM 18603 contains these coding sequences:
- a CDS encoding DUF5009 domain-containing protein, with translation MINTTIQTPPQRANSLDALRGTAILLMVLSGSIAFGGILPGWMYHAQVPPPAHQFKPDLPGITWVDLVFPFFLFAMGAAIPLALVKKSAVQPLWKTLLQIAQRYVLLAFFSVFTMHARSWVMSAAPGLADQLLSIGCFVLLFLMYSYKQEWQGKAALMVKVSGFILALAFLALYPFKNGFSFNQNDIIIMVLANMALFASLIWLSTQNKPWLRIGLLPFVMAVFLSGKDTTTWNSVLYNWSPALWAYKFYYLKYLFIVLPGTLAGEWLLSFVHEAKTGNSTPAKVKNLWLLCLFCWLLLIGNLVGLYTRLLVPNLFFTAAVSALLVYGVKLQPDGPQKNLLERFIHAGIYLLLLGLFFEAYEGGIKKDFSTYSYYFVTTGLAFTTLASFTLMEQTPFFKPFIQFLADNGKNPMIAYTAGNLLLIPVLKITGGQKLLDLMDHQVVGAFLRGVIFTGIVSLITVYCTRKKLYWKT, from the coding sequence ATGATCAATACAACTATCCAAACGCCACCCCAAAGAGCTAACAGCCTTGATGCTTTGCGCGGTACTGCCATCTTACTGATGGTGTTATCGGGCAGCATCGCTTTCGGCGGTATTTTGCCCGGCTGGATGTACCACGCACAGGTGCCGCCGCCTGCACACCAGTTTAAGCCCGACTTGCCGGGCATTACCTGGGTCGACCTGGTTTTTCCCTTTTTTCTGTTTGCCATGGGTGCTGCAATTCCGCTGGCTTTAGTCAAAAAATCGGCGGTTCAGCCGCTTTGGAAAACGTTGTTACAGATAGCACAGCGTTACGTGTTGCTGGCATTTTTTTCCGTATTCACCATGCATGCCCGGTCGTGGGTAATGAGCGCGGCACCTGGCCTTGCAGATCAGCTGCTCTCTATAGGCTGCTTTGTGCTGTTATTTTTAATGTATTCCTATAAGCAGGAGTGGCAGGGCAAGGCGGCGTTAATGGTTAAAGTTTCGGGTTTTATATTAGCCCTGGCTTTTTTGGCACTCTATCCGTTTAAAAACGGCTTCTCTTTTAATCAGAACGATATTATCATTATGGTTTTGGCTAATATGGCGCTGTTTGCTTCGTTAATATGGCTGTCTACACAAAATAAACCCTGGCTGCGCATTGGCTTGCTGCCTTTTGTAATGGCGGTTTTTTTAAGCGGTAAGGATACCACAACCTGGAACAGCGTGTTGTATAACTGGTCGCCAGCGCTGTGGGCCTATAAATTTTACTACCTCAAATATTTGTTTATTGTACTCCCCGGCACATTAGCCGGCGAATGGTTGTTAAGCTTTGTACATGAAGCTAAAACGGGCAACTCAACACCGGCTAAAGTAAAAAACCTTTGGCTGCTCTGCTTATTTTGCTGGTTATTATTGATTGGCAATTTGGTTGGCTTGTACACCCGCCTGTTAGTGCCCAACCTGTTTTTTACAGCTGCAGTATCGGCGTTGCTGGTATATGGGGTTAAGCTACAGCCGGATGGGCCTCAAAAAAATCTTTTGGAGCGATTTATCCACGCCGGTATTTACCTGCTTTTGCTCGGCCTTTTTTTTGAAGCTTACGAAGGCGGTATTAAAAAGGATTTTTCAACCTACAGCTATTATTTTGTAACCACCGGTTTGGCATTTACAACGCTGGCATCTTTTACGTTGATGGAGCAAACACCATTTTTTAAACCCTTCATCCAGTTTTTGGCTGATAACGGCAAAAACCCCATGATAGCTTATACGGCGGGAAATTTACTGCTCATCCCGGTTTTAAAAATAACAGGCGGCCAAAAGCTTTTGGATCTGATGGATCATCAGGTGGTGGGAGCGTTTTTAAGGGGCGTGATATTTACCGGCATCGTATCCCTCATTACGGTTTAC
- a CDS encoding DUF5017 domain-containing protein, translating to MYKVKYIIGLMLLPLIFSCKKSAIQLSAFDVQTAKTEYKAGDTVTFKFSGDPDIISFYSGEKGKEYKFKDRTTVAGVLGLEIKTQVLYGTQANNLSLLYSTDFNGLYDTTSVRKATWTDITSRFTLSTAAGGAVGTQTSSGVVNISDLAASGKPIYFAFKYWGDKAPGTTSTQRTWRVYNFNLTNTLPDGSVLNVSTIGTASWLALDFANPANKWAIQTSDPVLAFAPASSLIVSEDWALSKPMFATNVSPDVPTVIKTYLNQLSSYKYVFTTAGTYTVTFVATNGGNDGSGSVVKQLTITVK from the coding sequence ATGTATAAAGTAAAATATATCATAGGCTTAATGCTGCTCCCGCTGATCTTTTCGTGCAAAAAATCAGCGATCCAACTATCTGCATTTGATGTTCAAACGGCTAAAACGGAATATAAAGCAGGCGACACAGTCACTTTTAAATTTTCGGGCGATCCGGATATCATCAGTTTTTACTCCGGTGAAAAAGGTAAGGAATACAAGTTTAAAGATCGTACTACCGTTGCCGGGGTACTGGGCCTTGAAATCAAAACACAGGTTTTGTACGGCACGCAGGCCAACAACCTGAGTTTGCTGTATTCAACTGATTTTAACGGCCTGTATGATACCACCAGCGTGAGGAAGGCTACCTGGACAGACATCACCAGCCGCTTTACCTTATCAACAGCGGCCGGTGGGGCCGTGGGCACGCAAACAAGCTCGGGGGTGGTTAACATATCAGATCTGGCCGCCAGCGGCAAGCCTATTTATTTTGCGTTTAAGTACTGGGGGGATAAAGCACCCGGAACCACCAGCACGCAACGGACATGGCGCGTGTATAATTTTAACCTGACCAATACCCTGCCCGATGGAAGTGTGCTGAATGTATCTACCATCGGCACGGCATCATGGCTGGCGCTTGATTTTGCTAACCCGGCAAATAAATGGGCTATCCAAACATCAGATCCTGTTTTAGCGTTTGCGCCGGCCAGTAGTTTAATCGTGTCGGAAGATTGGGCGCTATCCAAACCCATGTTTGCTACCAATGTAAGCCCGGATGTGCCAACCGTCATTAAAACCTATTTAAACCAGCTAAGCAGCTATAAGTATGTGTTTACAACTGCCGGTACCTACACCGTAACTTTTGTAGCTACCAATGGCGGCAACGATGGTTCGGGCAGTGTGGTTAAGCAGCTAACAATCACGGTTAAGTAG
- a CDS encoding RagB/SusD family nutrient uptake outer membrane protein, which translates to MRKTLITILTCAGLLLNTSCKKFLNTTPTDFLSPVNYYQTDDQINTALTGIYDILGKTGTYGRYLFFEMDVADDAFVALPSWTQDVGLYNYDPSDTKINTCWALLYQGINLSNLVLENIDKSALTQANKNVAKGQALFLRAYFYFILTSNWGDVPLRLASTKSVNENNVPRTPYKVVYQQIVADMEQAADLVNPITAYTYNSRITKSVVWGILARVNLKMAGAPLRDASRFAEAKKWAGKVMTDAPHALNPDYKQVFKNMCQHIYDTKESIWEVEFSIKNGTQDEGGSVGVINGIGTSNATVGYSYGAKHATQRYYNLFGTNDLRRDWSIGPYTYTSSTSSVLIYYTAAQIYNRCDAKWRREFESSTVKFTNTSAINFPLLRYADVLLMYAEAENEVNGATSLAYNAINLVRERAYGVGLGLSTATAADLTAGMDKDTFREAVRKERALELGYEGLRRFDLIRWGIFVSTMKSIGNEITTTAPSGYTYGGVSGNNVSNRDTLFAIPSKETSLNSSIVQNKGW; encoded by the coding sequence ATGAGAAAAACATTGATCACCATATTAACTTGCGCTGGTTTACTGCTCAATACCTCGTGTAAAAAATTTTTGAATACCACCCCAACCGATTTTCTATCGCCGGTGAACTATTACCAAACCGACGACCAGATCAACACCGCGCTTACCGGTATTTATGATATATTGGGTAAAACAGGTACTTATGGCAGGTATTTATTTTTTGAGATGGATGTTGCCGATGATGCCTTTGTGGCGCTACCATCGTGGACGCAGGATGTTGGTTTATACAACTACGATCCATCGGATACCAAAATTAATACCTGTTGGGCATTGTTGTACCAGGGCATAAATTTATCCAACCTGGTATTGGAAAACATTGATAAATCGGCCCTTACCCAGGCTAATAAAAACGTAGCCAAGGGGCAAGCGCTTTTTCTGCGGGCTTATTTTTATTTCATTTTAACCAGCAACTGGGGCGATGTGCCTTTAAGGCTGGCATCTACAAAGTCGGTTAACGAAAACAATGTTCCGCGGACGCCTTACAAAGTCGTTTACCAACAAATTGTAGCCGATATGGAGCAAGCCGCCGACCTGGTGAACCCGATAACTGCTTACACCTATAACAGCCGGATCACCAAATCGGTAGTATGGGGGATCCTGGCCCGGGTTAACCTGAAAATGGCGGGTGCGCCATTGCGAGATGCATCGCGCTTTGCCGAAGCAAAAAAATGGGCAGGCAAAGTAATGACAGATGCGCCCCATGCCTTAAATCCTGATTATAAGCAGGTGTTTAAAAACATGTGCCAGCACATTTACGATACCAAAGAAAGCATCTGGGAGGTAGAGTTCAGCATCAAGAATGGTACGCAGGACGAAGGCGGCAGTGTCGGCGTAATTAACGGCATAGGCACCAGCAACGCAACTGTGGGTTATAGTTATGGCGCCAAGCATGCCACACAGCGCTATTACAACCTGTTTGGCACAAACGATCTGCGTCGCGATTGGTCCATCGGCCCGTATACCTATACCTCGTCTACCTCATCTGTATTGATTTACTACACCGCTGCGCAAATTTATAACCGCTGCGATGCCAAATGGAGGCGCGAGTTTGAGTCGTCTACGGTGAAATTTACCAATACATCAGCCATTAATTTTCCTTTATTGCGCTACGCGGATGTGCTGCTGATGTATGCCGAAGCCGAAAACGAAGTGAACGGTGCAACCAGCCTGGCCTATAACGCCATTAACCTGGTACGCGAACGGGCTTATGGCGTTGGCCTGGGCTTATCCACAGCTACCGCCGCCGACCTAACTGCGGGCATGGATAAAGATACCTTCAGGGAAGCCGTACGCAAAGAACGCGCGCTGGAATTGGGTTATGAGGGCTTGCGCCGTTTTGACCTGATCCGCTGGGGGATATTTGTATCTACCATGAAGAGCATCGGGAACGAGATCACTACTACCGCTCCGTCTGGCTATACGTATGGAGGTGTATCGGGCAACAATGTATCTAATCGTGATACTTTGTTCGCCATCCCGTCGAAGGAAACATCGCTCAATAGCAGTATCGTACAAAATAAAGGCTGGTAA
- a CDS encoding SusC/RagA family TonB-linked outer membrane protein — protein sequence MQKLITKNRKRASLLFAMLLTLCCWSAVAQNTIFRGTVTDGNGEPLAGVTVKFKIGNANATNTDADGRFNIAAATGKPAVLVFSIVGFTTKEVSVSGSTPIKVVMQQSSTQMNEVVVIGYGSVQRKDLTGSVSSVSINDLQKAPVKSFDEALAGRVAGVQVNSFEGQPGSAVNIVIRGYNSITQNNYPLFVIDGFPFENPTNSAVNPLNTLDPNDIESIDVLKDASSTAIYGARGANGVIIVTTKRGKLGAPVIAYNGYYGWQENKKRQQLLSPYEFVKLQYEIDPITTNSLFLQNGARTLDSYKDVAGINWEDQVTRVAPMQNHNLSLSGGNDKTRYSISLSTVDQQGIIINSAFKRNQGRFTIDQEESDKLKVGLNATYAYVDNYGTPTSASSSTNTLTLLYNVWAYRPVALSGSDDLLNLPRDPTVDPTTDFRFNPVLSAQNELRRNTGTNLIANGYAEYAFTKELKLKLTGGISNGSREDDVFNGALSRVGSSGNYKVSGGETYTNSSVWQTANTLTYIKRFTKDHLINAVAGFTAESGKTNIFGGYAVLLPNESLGLSGLDEGTPNSITSITSNYTQTSFFGRLNYNYKGRYLFTATGREEGSSRFLNSHRWGFFPSGAFAWKFDEEKFARSMSFLSTGKLRTSYGVTGNNQIGNFAPYASLNLSSTSGYSFGNATVPGVYASSLGNSDLKWETTAQTDIGLDLGFFKDRLLFTFDAYRKITDNLLLNRDLAPSTGYSSAYQNIGKVQNQGLEFTLSGTPVKTKNFSWDASFNISFNRNKVLALADNQNYMTSSQYWGDDWVNIPGYVAKVGQPIAQFYGLIYDGTYKYDDFIKTGNTYTLKSNITANGEIRANVQPGDAKYRDLNGDLVIDEKDKVAIGHPYPVHVGGFSNNFTYRSFDLGVFMQWSYGNDIINANRLAMESGSIYNTNQFASYANRWTPNNPTSDIPAVKGQVLKAYSTRIIEDGSFLRLKTVSLGYTLPGKFAGKLKLKSFRAYITAQNLYTWTKYSGYDPEVSVRNSALTPGFDYSAYPRARTIVLGINTTF from the coding sequence ATGCAAAAATTAATTACTAAAAATCGAAAAAGGGCAAGTTTATTGTTTGCCATGCTTTTAACATTGTGTTGTTGGAGCGCCGTGGCCCAGAACACCATTTTTAGAGGAACCGTTACTGACGGTAACGGTGAGCCCTTAGCCGGTGTAACCGTAAAATTTAAAATAGGTAACGCCAATGCCACCAATACCGATGCCGACGGACGCTTTAACATAGCCGCGGCTACCGGCAAGCCAGCGGTATTGGTTTTTAGTATTGTAGGCTTTACCACGAAGGAGGTTAGCGTTAGCGGCAGCACCCCCATCAAAGTAGTGATGCAACAATCGTCGACCCAGATGAACGAGGTGGTGGTTATTGGCTACGGTTCGGTGCAGCGTAAAGACCTTACCGGCTCGGTAAGCAGCGTAAGCATAAACGATTTACAAAAGGCTCCGGTAAAATCGTTTGATGAGGCATTGGCCGGGCGGGTAGCCGGCGTGCAGGTAAACTCATTTGAAGGGCAACCCGGATCGGCAGTGAATATCGTGATCCGTGGTTATAACTCCATTACCCAGAATAATTATCCCTTGTTTGTGATCGATGGCTTTCCGTTTGAGAATCCTACCAACAGCGCCGTCAATCCTTTGAATACCCTCGACCCTAACGATATCGAATCTATCGATGTTTTAAAGGATGCTTCTTCAACTGCCATTTATGGCGCCAGGGGGGCCAACGGCGTTATCATTGTTACAACCAAGCGCGGCAAGCTGGGTGCCCCTGTTATTGCCTATAACGGTTATTATGGCTGGCAGGAAAATAAAAAGCGCCAGCAATTATTAAGCCCTTATGAATTTGTAAAGCTGCAGTACGAAATTGATCCCATTACCACCAATTCTTTATTCCTGCAAAATGGCGCCCGTACACTGGATAGCTACAAGGATGTAGCCGGAATTAACTGGGAAGACCAGGTAACAAGAGTAGCTCCGATGCAAAACCACAATTTATCACTCAGCGGCGGCAACGATAAAACCCGGTACAGCATTTCGCTATCAACGGTCGATCAGCAGGGCATCATCATCAATAGTGCGTTTAAACGCAACCAGGGCCGCTTTACCATAGATCAGGAGGAGTCGGATAAATTGAAGGTTGGCCTTAATGCCACTTACGCTTACGTAGATAATTATGGAACGCCAACATCGGCATCATCAAGCACTAACACCCTTACCTTATTATATAATGTTTGGGCCTATCGCCCGGTAGCGCTAAGCGGTTCAGACGATCTGCTGAATTTGCCCCGCGACCCCACCGTTGACCCAACTACCGATTTCAGGTTCAACCCGGTACTCTCGGCACAAAACGAGCTGCGCAGAAATACCGGCACCAATCTGATTGCTAACGGCTATGCGGAATATGCCTTTACAAAAGAGCTTAAGCTGAAGTTAACCGGAGGTATCAGCAACGGTAGCCGCGAAGACGATGTTTTTAACGGGGCCTTGTCCAGGGTAGGATCGAGCGGAAACTACAAAGTTAGCGGCGGCGAAACCTATACCAATTCCAGCGTGTGGCAAACGGCCAATACTTTAACTTATATCAAGCGTTTTACTAAAGATCATTTAATTAACGCCGTAGCCGGCTTTACAGCCGAGAGTGGAAAAACCAATATATTCGGCGGCTACGCCGTATTGTTACCCAACGAAAGTTTGGGACTGAGCGGCCTCGACGAAGGTACGCCCAACTCCATTACTTCCATTACCTCAAACTATACCCAAACCTCATTTTTTGGCAGGTTAAACTATAATTATAAAGGCAGGTATCTGTTTACCGCTACCGGCCGAGAGGAGGGCTCATCGCGGTTTTTAAATAGTCATCGCTGGGGCTTTTTCCCTTCGGGCGCTTTTGCCTGGAAATTTGATGAAGAAAAATTTGCCAGGAGCATGAGTTTCCTCTCAACCGGTAAATTAAGAACTTCGTACGGGGTAACAGGTAATAACCAGATCGGTAATTTTGCACCCTATGCCAGCTTAAACCTGAGCTCAACCTCGGGCTACTCGTTTGGCAATGCTACTGTTCCGGGTGTATATGCGAGCAGTTTAGGTAACAGCGATTTGAAATGGGAAACCACGGCACAAACCGACATCGGCCTCGACCTGGGCTTTTTTAAGGACCGCCTGCTATTTACATTTGATGCCTATCGCAAAATAACCGACAATTTATTGCTGAACCGCGACCTGGCGCCAAGCACCGGTTATAGCAGCGCTTACCAAAATATAGGTAAAGTGCAAAACCAGGGCTTGGAGTTTACCCTTTCGGGGACTCCGGTTAAAACGAAAAATTTTTCATGGGATGCCAGTTTTAATATCTCGTTTAACAGGAATAAAGTACTGGCCCTGGCAGATAATCAAAACTACATGACATCATCCCAATATTGGGGCGATGATTGGGTAAACATCCCCGGTTATGTGGCCAAGGTGGGGCAGCCCATTGCGCAGTTTTATGGGTTAATTTATGATGGCACCTATAAGTATGATGATTTTATTAAAACCGGTAACACCTATACCTTAAAATCAAATATTACGGCCAACGGCGAGATCAGGGCCAATGTACAACCGGGCGATGCCAAGTATCGTGATTTAAACGGCGACCTGGTGATTGACGAAAAAGATAAGGTGGCCATCGGCCACCCCTACCCTGTGCACGTGGGGGGCTTCTCTAATAACTTCACTTATCGAAGTTTCGACTTAGGCGTTTTCATGCAATGGTCGTACGGTAATGATATCATTAACGCCAACAGGCTGGCTATGGAAAGTGGCTCGATATACAATACCAACCAGTTCGCGTCGTATGCTAACCGCTGGACGCCGAACAACCCTACATCGGATATTCCGGCGGTTAAAGGGCAGGTGTTGAAAGCTTATTCAACCCGTATTATAGAGGATGGCTCTTTTTTAAGATTAAAAACTGTGTCGCTGGGCTATACCCTGCCTGGCAAATTTGCCGGCAAGTTAAAATTGAAATCGTTCAGGGCATACATCACCGCTCAAAATCTGTACACCTGGACTAAATATAGCGGGTATGACCCGGAGGTATCGGTACGTAATTCGGCCTTAACGCCCGGGTTCGATTATTCCGCCTATCCGCGGGCGCGCACCATTGTATTAGGTATAAACACCACCTTTTAA
- a CDS encoding FAD-dependent oxidoreductase, giving the protein MITNPKIFLFLLAFFCFTQAAAQSKTIQTDVLIIGGGASGTTAAIQASRMGVKTLLVEETEWLGGMLTSAGVSAIDGDNNLPSGLWAEFRQKLRDYYGGAAAVETGWVSNTLFEPSVGNKILKQLAVNNNLTIWYKTVWQSVKKIDGGWQVAVKKAGKTSLINARLLIDATELGDVMAAAGVKYDVGMDSRYTTGEAMAPEKANDIVQDMTFVITLKDYGKGADKTIKKPANYNPDEFKCSCDVSDPSVTAPADNNCYQMLQYGRLPNNKYMINWPKCGNDIYLNLIEKTPEEREVLLKEAKLHALKFIYYIQTALGYKNLGIADDEYPTADHLPMLPYHREARRMNGLVKLTLNDIAKPYDQKTALYRTGIAVGDYPVDHHHLKNPSAPAIDFVRIKVPAYNIPLGALIPQQVDGLIVAEKSISVTNIVNGTSRLQPVVLTIGQAAGALAAVCIKNNIQPAQANIRDVQQALLDSKAYLMPFIDVKPEDPNFEALQRIGATGILKGTGLPYKWANQTWFYPELNINEYDLVTGLKMYYTNLDDLFPSGNLVTGAFMVKLFAKLKPGTTLLQMNRILAGAAINQELTGQTVLSRRMVAVLIDTLLKPFDIPIGFDGIVKTTH; this is encoded by the coding sequence ATGATAACAAATCCTAAAATATTTCTGTTTTTACTTGCGTTTTTTTGCTTCACCCAGGCGGCGGCGCAATCTAAAACGATACAAACAGACGTGCTGATCATCGGTGGAGGAGCAAGCGGCACTACCGCGGCTATTCAAGCATCGCGAATGGGGGTTAAAACCTTGCTGGTAGAAGAAACCGAATGGCTGGGTGGCATGCTCACATCGGCGGGTGTAAGTGCTATTGATGGCGACAATAATCTTCCATCGGGTTTGTGGGCGGAGTTTCGCCAAAAACTACGCGATTATTACGGCGGGGCCGCAGCCGTGGAAACCGGCTGGGTGAGTAATACTTTGTTTGAGCCGTCGGTAGGTAATAAAATATTAAAGCAGCTCGCGGTAAATAACAATCTTACCATTTGGTATAAAACGGTATGGCAATCAGTAAAAAAAATTGATGGAGGCTGGCAGGTGGCCGTGAAGAAAGCCGGTAAAACCAGTCTGATAAACGCCAGGCTGCTGATAGACGCCACCGAGCTTGGCGATGTGATGGCCGCTGCCGGAGTAAAATATGATGTGGGGATGGATAGCCGCTATACTACTGGCGAAGCGATGGCCCCGGAAAAAGCGAATGATATTGTCCAGGACATGACCTTTGTGATCACCCTGAAAGATTACGGCAAGGGCGCGGATAAAACGATAAAAAAACCAGCCAATTATAACCCCGATGAATTTAAATGCAGCTGCGATGTATCCGATCCCTCGGTAACCGCGCCTGCGGATAACAATTGCTACCAGATGCTGCAATATGGCCGCTTGCCCAATAACAAATACATGATCAATTGGCCCAAATGCGGCAACGATATTTATCTGAACCTAATAGAGAAAACACCTGAGGAGCGGGAGGTTTTACTGAAGGAGGCTAAATTACATGCGCTGAAATTTATTTACTATATCCAAACGGCGCTGGGTTATAAAAACCTGGGCATAGCCGATGATGAATATCCCACTGCCGACCACCTGCCGATGTTGCCCTATCACCGTGAAGCACGAAGGATGAACGGTTTGGTAAAGCTTACCTTAAATGATATTGCTAAACCCTACGATCAAAAAACGGCACTTTACCGTACTGGTATAGCCGTGGGCGATTACCCGGTAGACCACCATCACTTAAAAAATCCATCGGCTCCGGCCATTGATTTTGTACGCATTAAGGTACCCGCATACAACATACCCTTAGGCGCGTTAATTCCGCAGCAGGTGGATGGGCTTATCGTTGCCGAAAAAAGCATCAGCGTAACCAATATTGTAAATGGCACCAGCCGGTTGCAGCCGGTAGTGCTTACCATAGGGCAGGCCGCCGGTGCGTTGGCCGCTGTATGCATTAAAAACAACATTCAACCCGCGCAGGCTAATATCCGCGATGTACAGCAGGCACTACTTGATTCCAAGGCTTATTTGATGCCCTTTATTGATGTAAAGCCCGAGGACCCAAACTTTGAGGCCTTGCAGCGCATAGGTGCCACCGGCATCCTCAAAGGCACCGGCCTGCCTTATAAATGGGCCAACCAAACCTGGTTTTACCCGGAACTAAACATCAACGAATATGACCTGGTTACCGGGCTGAAGATGTATTATACCAATCTGGACGACTTGTTCCCTTCCGGCAATTTGGTAACCGGGGCTTTTATGGTGAAATTATTCGCTAAGCTGAAACCCGGCACTACGCTTTTGCAAATGAACCGCATTTTGGCCGGCGCCGCCATTAACCAGGAATTAACCGGCCAAACTGTACTGAGCCGACGAATGGTTGCCGTATTGATTGATACTTTACTGAAGCCCTTTGATATCCCCATCGGCTTTGATGGGATTGTAAAAACCACACACTAA
- a CDS encoding phosphodiester glycosidase family protein, with protein sequence MAKYLQSILYSSAIVCLLLLSCAKDNSQVKLYPDPVVIVVDTTPLVKLPAYWVKATELMDGLPTGVQVYKTTAPFQNRPINAYCIVADPAKVEFKPLYSAANKTVSNFFKDEPGSKYACINGGFFGTGVSYSLCMYNGAVASQNIKSLNRSYQGNQVPYYPTRGAFGLSADHVAGVGWVYAVGINNILYSYPSPSPNSQDISPQPVPTATFPANGWVWNAVSAIGGSPVLIKDNTIRITDTEELIVIDNNSPRARSAIGFTSGNKIIVLAVEGGDTGGIVGLTLPELAALMKEMGCIGALNLDGGGSTSLVVNGKATVKPSDGAERGVMTAVMIKSK encoded by the coding sequence ATGGCGAAATATCTACAAAGTATACTTTATAGTTCAGCAATTGTTTGTTTGCTATTACTGTCATGTGCGAAAGATAATTCGCAGGTTAAGTTGTATCCCGATCCTGTAGTTATCGTTGTCGATACCACGCCGCTTGTAAAGCTGCCTGCCTATTGGGTTAAGGCCACAGAGCTGATGGATGGTTTGCCTACCGGGGTACAGGTTTATAAAACAACGGCCCCTTTTCAAAACAGGCCCATCAACGCATATTGTATTGTGGCCGATCCGGCTAAAGTAGAATTTAAGCCTTTGTACTCCGCTGCAAATAAAACGGTCAGTAATTTTTTTAAGGATGAGCCCGGCAGTAAATATGCCTGTATTAACGGGGGCTTTTTTGGCACCGGTGTTTCTTACAGCCTGTGCATGTATAACGGTGCCGTAGCCTCTCAAAATATTAAATCATTAAACCGGAGTTACCAGGGCAACCAGGTACCTTATTATCCCACGAGGGGCGCTTTCGGCTTATCAGCCGATCATGTAGCGGGCGTTGGTTGGGTATACGCCGTTGGGATAAATAATATTTTATATAGCTATCCATCGCCAAGCCCTAACTCGCAGGATATATCCCCGCAGCCTGTTCCTACGGCCACATTCCCGGCCAATGGTTGGGTATGGAATGCCGTGAGCGCCATTGGCGGTTCGCCGGTATTAATTAAGGATAACACGATTAGAATTACCGACACCGAAGAACTGATTGTGATTGATAATAATTCGCCCAGGGCGCGGTCGGCCATAGGTTTTACTTCCGGTAATAAAATTATTGTGCTGGCTGTTGAGGGTGGCGATACCGGCGGAATTGTTGGGCTTACCTTACCGGAGCTTGCCGCCTTAATGAAAGAGATGGGCTGTATAGGGGCGCTCAATTTAGATGGTGGCGGCTCTACATCATTGGTTGTTAATGGCAAGGCCACTGTAAAGCCATCTGATGGTGCCGAGCGCGGTGTAATGACGGCTGTAATGATTAAAAGTAAATAG